TCTTCTTCGTTAAGCCCATCCTACTCCTTCAAAACACTTACCGGATTCATCCATATTGATTATGAAAGATGCAAGAGATGCGAGGAAAAGCCCTGTATCGCTGAGTGTATCCCGGGGATATTAAAGATCGAGGATGGGCTTCCCAAGCTCGCCATAAGTGAAGAGGAGGCGGCAAGGGGGAAATGTATCGAATGTTTAGCCTGCGAGATTGCCTGTCAGTTCCATGGTGGAGGAGGGCTATTTGTAGAGCTTCCCATCCCAGGGCTCGATGATTACAAGAGGAAAAGGAGGGGGTAAATGGCGATCCTCATCGACGAGAATACCAGGGTCTTGGTTCAGGGCATAACCGGTCGTGAGGGGATGGTGCGCACCCGGCTGATGCTCGATTACGGCACCAAGGTGGTGGCAGGGTGTACCCCGGGGAAGGGCGGAGGCGATGTTTATGGTGTCCCTGTGTTCGACACGGTGTTCGAGGCTTGGGAGAAGGCGGGACCGATCGACGCCTCGGTCATATTCGTGCCCGCTCCCCTGGTCAAGGATGCAGCGCTCGAAGCGATCGACGCCGGGGTCAAGCTACTTGTCCTGGTACCCGATCGGGTTCCCATATACGATGTGCTTACCATCGTGGAGAAGGCGGAGGAGAAGGGGGCGAAATTTATCGGTCCCAACACTTTGGGGATACTTTCTCCGGGAAAGGCGATCCTCGGTATGATAGGGGGCAGGGCAGAGAGTGCCAGAAGCTGGTTCAAGCCGGGTCCGGTAGGGGTTGCTTCTCGTAGTGGTGGAATTACCTCTTCCATCTCCTATTATTTGAACAAGGTGGCTGGTATCGGTCAGACGACCATCGTTCATGTAGGAGGAGATCCAGTGGTGGGACTTCCCCTTCCCGATGTTATGCTCCTCTTCGAGAAGGATCCGGAGACGAAGATGGTAGTGATGTTCGGAGAGATAGGAACCACCCAGGAGGAGAGAGTAGCGGATCTGATAGAGGAGGGGAGGTTTACCAAGCCTTTAGTCGCCTTCATCGGTGGGGCAGCGGCGACATCTGGAACCAGGTTTTCCCATGCCGGTGCCATCATCGAGGGCGGACGGGGGACCTATGAGGGGAAGGTATCCCGCCTCAAGGAGGTGGGTGCCCACATTGTCCGTGATTTCGGCGATATCCCTAAGGTCGCCTCCGAGGTCTTAAAGGGTATTTCCTGAACAAGGAGGATGAAATGGGAGATCTTCATTGGAAGACTGGTATAACCAAGGTGGAGCCGAATAAGCTCCTCCTAAGGGGTTATCGGATAGATGAGTTGATGGGGAGGGTGAGTTTTCCTCAAGCGATCTACCTCGCCCTTACCGGGGAGCTTCCCGACGAGAAGGTAGGGCGGATGATCGACGCCATCTTGGTTTCCTCCATCGATCATGGAGCGACTCCTCCCTCTACCTTGACAGCGCTTACCGTGGCATCGACTGGTGCTCCGTTGAGCTCCGCCCTTGCTGCCGGGGTACTCGCTATCTCCCGGTTTCACGGCGGGGCGATAGAGGATTGTATGCACACCCTGATCGCAGCGAAGAGGAGGGTGGATGAAGGTGAAGGAGCGATCCCTGAGATAGCGGAGAAGGTAGTGGCTGAAGCGAAGGAGGCAAAAAAGAGGATATCTGGCTATGGCCATCGCTATCATACCGACGATCCGAGATCGAAAAAGCTCTTCGCCCTCGCTAAGGAACTTGGTATCGCTGGTAGCTACCTCGAGCTGGCTAAGGCGATCGAGGAGGCGCTTGAGAAATCGTCTGGGAGGAGGCTTCCTCTGAATGTCGATGGGGCAATTGCTGCCATCCTCTGCGAGCTCTCTATCCCACCGGAGATTGGGAACGCTTTCTTCATAATGGCGCGTGTCCCTGGGCTGATAGCTCATATCCACGAGGAGAAGGTTCGAATGAAACCGATGCGGAAGATCCACCCTACCGACCACGAGTACGATGGTCCTCCGGAAAGGAGCCTTTAAGGGGGAGGAAAAATGC
The sequence above is a segment of the Acidobacteriota bacterium genome. Coding sequences within it:
- a CDS encoding CoA-binding protein; this encodes MAILIDENTRVLVQGITGREGMVRTRLMLDYGTKVVAGCTPGKGGGDVYGVPVFDTVFEAWEKAGPIDASVIFVPAPLVKDAALEAIDAGVKLLVLVPDRVPIYDVLTIVEKAEEKGAKFIGPNTLGILSPGKAILGMIGGRAESARSWFKPGPVGVASRSGGITSSISYYLNKVAGIGQTTIVHVGGDPVVGLPLPDVMLLFEKDPETKMVVMFGEIGTTQEERVADLIEEGRFTKPLVAFIGGAAATSGTRFSHAGAIIEGGRGTYEGKVSRLKEVGAHIVRDFGDIPKVASEVLKGIS
- a CDS encoding citryl-CoA lyase — protein: MGDLHWKTGITKVEPNKLLLRGYRIDELMGRVSFPQAIYLALTGELPDEKVGRMIDAILVSSIDHGATPPSTLTALTVASTGAPLSSALAAGVLAISRFHGGAIEDCMHTLIAAKRRVDEGEGAIPEIAEKVVAEAKEAKKRISGYGHRYHTDDPRSKKLFALAKELGIAGSYLELAKAIEEALEKSSGRRLPLNVDGAIAAILCELSIPPEIGNAFFIMARVPGLIAHIHEEKVRMKPMRKIHPTDHEYDGPPERSL